The following proteins come from a genomic window of Methanocalculus natronophilus:
- the rpsK gene encoding 30S ribosomal protein S11, protein MARRTRTKRRAKKNIPAGVAHIHSTFNNTIITVTDPNGNAIAWTSAGALGFKGSRKSTPYAAQLASEACAKAAMEHGVQKVEVSVKGPGPGREAAIRSLQTAGLEITAIKDETPIPHNGCRPPKRPRG, encoded by the coding sequence ATGGCACGTAGAACAAGAACAAAACGTCGCGCAAAGAAAAATATACCAGCCGGAGTTGCTCATATTCATTCTACATTCAACAATACAATCATTACCGTCACTGATCCAAACGGAAATGCAATTGCATGGACATCAGCCGGCGCTTTAGGATTCAAAGGAAGCCGTAAATCTACACCATATGCTGCGCAGTTAGCAAGCGAAGCTTGTGCAAAAGCTGCAATGGAGCATGGTGTTCAAAAAGTAGAAGTTTCAGTTAAGGGCCCAGGTCCAGGACGTGAAGCTGCAATTCGCTCATTACAAACCGCGGGATTAGAGATTACTGCAATCAAAGACGAGACTCCAATTCCTCACAATGGATGTCGTCCACCAAAACGACCACGTGGCTAG
- the rpsM gene encoding 30S ribosomal protein S13, whose protein sequence is MARIAGVDIPRDKRIVIALTYIFGIGKSVSQEILKEAKVNESTRTKDLSDDELKRIREAVSTIKTEGDLRREVSLNIKRLQEIGSYRGLRHRRKLPVRGQKTRNNARTRKGPKKTVAKKKK, encoded by the coding sequence ATGGCACGTATCGCAGGAGTAGACATTCCAAGAGACAAACGCATTGTTATTGCATTAACATACATATTCGGAATCGGGAAAAGTGTTTCACAAGAGATTTTAAAAGAAGCTAAAGTCAACGAGAGTACTCGTACAAAAGACCTTAGTGATGATGAATTGAAAAGAATTCGTGAAGCTGTTTCAACGATTAAAACTGAAGGAGACTTAAGACGCGAAGTTTCCCTTAATATTAAAAGACTACAAGAAATTGGCAGCTATAGAGGATTGCGTCATCGTAGAAAGCTACCTGTCCGCGGTCAAAAAACCCGCAACAACGCCCGTACACGAAAAGGCCCTAAAAAGACAGTAGCCAAGAAAAAGAAATAG